A stretch of Synechococcus sp. WH 8020 DNA encodes these proteins:
- a CDS encoding flotillin family protein: MSSRLLHEQPSPPLGFLSRDQNNTVAGGVGIVVVSLVGLTLLSRWMIRICRPNEMLVVTGSRSNQGSQGFKGYRVVANGGWTFVKPVLETARRMDVTLLPVLVEVKNAYSNGGTPLNIQAIANVKVSTDPEVRNNAIERFLGRDSREIIQVAQENLEGNLRSVLAQLTPEEVNEDRLRFAEQIAKDVGDDLRRLGLQLDTLKIQSVSDDVDYLNSISRRRVAQIVRDAEIAEAEAIGQAERVEAEMEEKAEVVRTEAQTVVLEKDNAVRTKIAQMEKKARSEEERTQAAELEARAIAEQKLQKVRAELERLRLQAEQVLPAQANQKAKELRARGMAAATAEDVKASALVNDLLTQVWEEAGSTAELVFLLQQIEMVLDHATRLPARLHLKRITTLDGNDASSLASLVALNHIVVRQFFDQVKEIFGIDLIDTLSNRGN, from the coding sequence ATGTCTTCACGACTGCTCCACGAGCAGCCATCGCCACCGCTGGGATTCCTCTCCAGGGATCAAAACAACACAGTTGCGGGTGGAGTGGGAATTGTTGTTGTCAGTCTTGTGGGACTGACCCTTCTGAGTCGATGGATGATACGTATTTGTCGACCCAATGAAATGTTGGTTGTCACGGGGTCACGCTCCAATCAAGGCAGTCAGGGGTTCAAGGGATATCGCGTTGTTGCCAATGGTGGTTGGACGTTTGTGAAACCAGTGCTCGAAACAGCACGGCGGATGGATGTCACGCTTCTACCTGTTTTGGTCGAAGTTAAAAATGCATACTCGAATGGAGGTACACCTCTGAATATCCAAGCGATTGCCAACGTGAAGGTCAGTACTGATCCTGAGGTTCGCAACAATGCAATTGAACGCTTTCTTGGACGTGATTCCCGTGAAATTATCCAAGTTGCCCAAGAAAACCTAGAGGGAAATCTTCGTAGTGTTCTTGCACAGCTCACACCAGAGGAGGTCAATGAAGACCGGCTTCGATTTGCTGAGCAAATTGCCAAGGATGTGGGAGATGACCTGAGACGACTTGGTCTACAACTAGATACGTTGAAGATTCAAAGCGTTTCTGATGATGTTGATTATCTCAATTCAATTAGTCGTCGAAGAGTTGCTCAGATCGTTCGTGATGCAGAGATTGCAGAAGCTGAGGCGATTGGACAAGCTGAGCGCGTAGAAGCTGAGATGGAAGAAAAAGCTGAAGTAGTACGGACTGAGGCTCAAACCGTGGTGCTTGAAAAAGATAACGCTGTTCGGACTAAAATAGCCCAAATGGAAAAGAAAGCTCGATCGGAAGAGGAGAGAACACAAGCAGCTGAATTGGAAGCTAGAGCAATAGCGGAGCAAAAACTCCAAAAAGTAAGAGCTGAGCTTGAACGGTTAAGGTTACAAGCAGAACAAGTGCTCCCAGCACAAGCCAATCAAAAGGCTAAAGAACTTAGAGCTCGTGGTATGGCTGCTGCAACGGCCGAGGACGTTAAGGCAAGTGCATTAGTGAATGATCTACTCACCCAAGTCTGGGAAGAGGCTGGTAGCACTGCAGAGCTTGTTTTTCTGCTTCAGCAAATTGAAATGGTGCTTGATCACGCCACACGTCTTCCAGCACGTCTTCATTTGAAAAGGATCACAACCTTGGACGGAAATGATGCCTCCAGTCTTGCCAGTCTTGTAGCTCTGAATCACATCGTTGTTCGTCAGTTCTTTGATCAGGTCAAAGAAATCTTTGGTATTGATCTTATCGACACCCTTTCAAACAGAGGAAATTAG
- a CDS encoding ligase-associated DNA damage response DEXH box helicase: MQTEIIHQVESWFKSKGWEPSTFQRQSWNAFLEGSSGLIQVPTGSGKTFAAVMGPIVRILSDKQQKKGIRLLYITPLRALSRDLTLAIREPIDSMGWPIRVAARNGDTTSTERTKQLKNPPQILVTTPESLCVLLGNPMAINLFANLESVILDEWHELIGSKRGTQTELALSWLRMNNRQLQTWALSATIGNPVQASEHALGVKTKKILINCAPKRSISIKSIIPDSINGFPWSGHLGLRRYEDLIAVLDVSKSTLVFTNTRNQSERWHQCLRFACPAMECALALHHSAIDRSKRELIEEQMKNGQLRWVVCTSSLDLGVDFQPVERVIQIGSPKNIARLIQRAGRSAHYPEGKSEVLFMPTNALELLELSALRRGLNNDLIETRKPPYKPLDVLLQHLTTLACGPGFNPTDTLQAIRKTACYQSITNEEWQWCLLFLEKGGNCLSAYSRYRKIEWNQNKKLFFVRDGSIARLHKLNIGTITSAPSIRVRFHHGAIIGHVEETFISQLNPKDVFFFAGRQLELIRIKDMTAYVKLSTRKSTTVPAWAGGQMALSDLLTTKLREEVELASENKLNTAELKALKPLLDRQKDLSILPKQTELLIETCMTKEGQHLFVYPFEGRFVHEGLGFLWASRLTKKMRSTITVSVNDYGFELLAPKDYPLIKLFEESLDNLIKDSEIESDLENALNLSELCKRRFRSIAQVSGLIQQRYPSKNKTSGQLQISSTLLWEVFSKHEPGNLLLKQARHEVLHDQLELSRLTTALTRMRTGKIIHSEIPRPGPLAFPLLVERLRNRLSNESILERVKRMQIEALKHETYE, translated from the coding sequence ATGCAAACAGAAATCATTCACCAAGTCGAATCCTGGTTTAAATCAAAAGGCTGGGAGCCATCAACCTTTCAAAGGCAAAGCTGGAACGCTTTTCTAGAAGGTTCTAGTGGTCTCATACAAGTCCCTACTGGATCAGGTAAGACCTTTGCAGCGGTAATGGGCCCAATCGTACGGATCCTTTCGGACAAGCAACAAAAGAAAGGAATTCGGCTCTTATACATCACACCATTGAGGGCACTAAGTCGCGACCTGACATTAGCGATACGGGAACCAATCGATTCAATGGGTTGGCCAATACGAGTTGCCGCTAGAAATGGGGATACAACAAGTACAGAAAGAACGAAACAACTCAAAAACCCACCTCAGATTTTAGTGACGACACCGGAATCCCTTTGTGTTTTGCTAGGGAATCCAATGGCAATCAATCTATTTGCGAATCTCGAATCAGTGATTCTTGATGAGTGGCATGAGTTAATAGGAAGCAAGAGGGGTACACAAACTGAGTTAGCCCTTAGTTGGTTAAGGATGAATAATCGACAGCTGCAGACATGGGCATTAAGTGCAACGATTGGCAATCCTGTTCAGGCATCAGAACATGCACTCGGAGTGAAGACTAAAAAAATACTGATCAATTGTGCGCCAAAACGCTCTATATCAATTAAAAGTATCATTCCTGACTCTATCAATGGATTTCCATGGTCTGGACATCTTGGGCTCAGGCGGTATGAGGATTTAATCGCTGTATTGGATGTCAGTAAAAGCACATTAGTATTTACTAACACACGAAATCAATCGGAGCGTTGGCACCAGTGCTTAAGATTTGCCTGTCCAGCAATGGAGTGTGCATTAGCTCTTCATCACAGTGCAATAGATCGGAGTAAAAGAGAATTGATTGAAGAACAGATGAAAAACGGACAGCTTCGTTGGGTTGTCTGCACTAGTTCTTTAGACCTAGGCGTTGATTTCCAACCAGTAGAAAGAGTCATACAAATCGGTAGTCCGAAAAATATTGCACGACTGATTCAAAGGGCAGGTCGGTCTGCTCATTATCCCGAGGGTAAGTCTGAAGTTTTGTTTATGCCAACCAACGCACTAGAGCTTCTCGAACTAAGCGCCTTAAGACGTGGATTGAACAACGACTTAATTGAAACAAGAAAACCTCCATATAAACCACTTGATGTTCTCTTACAGCACCTAACAACGTTGGCATGTGGACCTGGATTTAACCCCACAGACACTCTGCAGGCAATTCGCAAAACTGCCTGCTATCAATCCATTACGAATGAAGAATGGCAATGGTGCCTCCTATTTTTGGAAAAAGGAGGGAATTGTTTGAGCGCGTATTCTCGGTATCGCAAAATTGAATGGAACCAAAATAAGAAACTATTTTTCGTCAGGGATGGTTCCATAGCACGACTTCATAAGCTTAATATTGGAACAATAACTTCGGCACCATCAATTCGAGTTCGCTTTCACCATGGAGCAATAATAGGACACGTAGAGGAAACCTTTATCAGTCAATTGAATCCTAAAGATGTATTCTTCTTTGCAGGGCGTCAATTAGAACTAATAAGGATCAAAGACATGACGGCTTATGTAAAATTATCCACACGAAAAAGTACAACAGTGCCTGCATGGGCAGGTGGACAAATGGCCTTGTCTGATCTATTAACCACTAAATTAAGAGAAGAGGTAGAACTAGCTTCTGAAAATAAACTGAACACAGCAGAGTTGAAAGCATTAAAACCACTTCTAGACCGTCAAAAAGACTTATCAATTCTGCCTAAACAAACGGAACTGTTAATCGAAACTTGTATGACCAAGGAAGGTCAGCATTTATTTGTTTATCCGTTTGAGGGTCGTTTTGTGCATGAAGGTCTTGGTTTTCTATGGGCATCACGATTGACTAAAAAAATGAGAAGTACAATCACAGTGTCAGTCAATGATTATGGTTTTGAACTCTTAGCACCAAAAGACTATCCATTAATTAAACTTTTTGAAGAATCACTAGACAATCTTATTAAAGATTCAGAGATAGAATCTGATCTCGAGAATGCTTTAAATTTATCAGAGCTTTGCAAGCGACGCTTTAGAAGCATCGCTCAAGTATCAGGTTTGATCCAACAAAGGTACCCGAGCAAGAACAAAACTAGTGGTCAATTACAGATTAGTAGCACACTGCTATGGGAAGTATTTAGCAAGCATGAGCCTGGCAACCTATTACTAAAGCAGGCACGACATGAAGTTCTTCATGACCAGCTAGAACTATCGCGCTTGACAACTGCATTAACAAGAATGAGAACAGGGAAAATAATACATAGTGAAATTCCTAGACCAGGACCATTAGCTTTCCCTCTATTGGTTGAACGATTACGAAACAGACTGAGCAATGAGTCTATACTGGAGAGAGTTAAGAGAATGCAAATTGAAGCCTTAAAACATGAAACCTACGAATAG
- a CDS encoding PAP/fibrillin family protein: protein MNCTAQLIELLLKDSKSNLIPSLIQDVESCSQVNLQHNGDLLKGVWELKWSSSPQPWLKQSSWLENLQILDPKQRKGMNLLRLRGPISNLAVIAVEAELSIDGVNQVGVQFKRGGWIGPSLNTGWRPKLLKSINQSFPAWLDITSIDETLRICRGNAGTCFALIRRDDLSIEDWIPQQM from the coding sequence ATGAATTGCACCGCACAACTCATTGAACTTCTTCTGAAGGATTCCAAAAGCAACTTAATACCATCACTCATTCAAGATGTTGAATCGTGTTCACAAGTGAACCTTCAACATAATGGAGATCTATTGAAAGGAGTGTGGGAGTTGAAATGGAGTAGCTCACCACAGCCTTGGCTCAAACAATCCTCCTGGCTTGAAAATCTACAAATTCTTGATCCTAAGCAACGGAAGGGTATGAATTTACTTCGTTTACGCGGTCCGATTAGTAATCTTGCTGTCATTGCTGTTGAGGCTGAATTATCAATTGATGGAGTCAATCAGGTAGGCGTCCAATTCAAACGAGGTGGTTGGATAGGTCCTTCCTTGAACACTGGCTGGAGACCTAAACTACTTAAATCAATTAATCAATCCTTTCCTGCATGGTTAGATATCACATCAATTGATGAGACATTAAGAATTTGTCGTGGGAATGCAGGTACGTGCTTCGCACTCATAAGAAGAGACGACTTATCAATAGAGGATTGGATTCCACAACAAATGTAA
- a CDS encoding DUF3598 family protein, producing MKERESAAIQNWNSFWNFHLGAWNGRWSRYQPNGKLSETFSSKRSFSSDQDKKLINQLNQYLYDDGQQSEKDWNYSLLEHCKQDGFMHPASDYMRGLAFKNGAAAWLVPQIIPNQYFPMELFLANKNIRLSVGMLYGLNGTLERTACIREQRNHLAESPWTDDVQIIPAWDTGSNWRGITHIIDAALQRSKVKGTLEIPVQPGEKIYFFPDNIVLRCPEQITLNKPFSVSSIWLDSSYKLRTIMATYGADSRLIDVRLQHLSRQTP from the coding sequence ATGAAAGAACGTGAGTCGGCAGCTATACAAAACTGGAATTCATTTTGGAATTTCCACTTGGGAGCCTGGAATGGTAGATGGTCGCGTTATCAACCAAATGGTAAGTTATCTGAAACCTTCTCAAGTAAACGTTCGTTTAGTTCAGATCAAGACAAAAAACTGATCAACCAATTGAATCAGTATTTATATGATGATGGGCAGCAGTCAGAAAAAGACTGGAACTATAGCCTCCTAGAACACTGCAAACAAGATGGATTCATGCATCCAGCAAGTGATTACATGAGGGGCCTAGCGTTCAAGAATGGTGCCGCCGCTTGGCTCGTTCCTCAGATCATCCCAAACCAATATTTTCCAATGGAGCTGTTTCTTGCGAACAAAAACATACGCCTCAGCGTCGGCATGCTCTATGGCCTGAACGGCACACTTGAGAGAACAGCCTGCATTCGTGAGCAAAGGAATCATCTAGCTGAATCACCCTGGACTGATGACGTTCAAATCATTCCGGCTTGGGACACAGGAAGCAACTGGAGAGGAATCACTCATATTATTGATGCAGCATTACAACGATCGAAAGTTAAAGGTACCCTTGAAATCCCGGTACAACCTGGCGAAAAAATATATTTTTTTCCTGATAACATTGTTTTACGTTGCCCAGAACAAATTACCTTAAACAAACCATTTTCTGTAAGTTCGATATGGCTTGATTCAAGCTATAAACTTAGAACGATCATGGCAACCTACGGAGCAGATTCAAGATTGATTGACGTTCGGCTTCAGCATTTATCACGACAAACACCATGA
- a CDS encoding DUF427 domain-containing protein produces the protein MPIKENVSDYPRPPQIELIMGQVSVAIGNEVIAKDHRYIRVCETFHPPTIYLDKDAFAIGTLHQTSGRVSYCEWKGLAEYWTVSKSDGSDARDRAGWSYPTPTKHFEGLANWIGLYPRLVDTCILEGEIVKPQPGSFYGGWVTSWTIGPFKGDPNHPEII, from the coding sequence ATGCCAATCAAGGAAAATGTATCAGATTATCCTAGACCGCCACAAATTGAACTGATCATGGGTCAGGTGTCAGTGGCAATTGGAAATGAAGTAATCGCTAAAGATCATCGCTATATTCGTGTCTGTGAAACGTTCCACCCGCCTACTATCTATCTTGACAAGGATGCGTTTGCCATTGGAACACTGCATCAAACCTCTGGACGCGTCTCTTACTGCGAATGGAAGGGATTGGCAGAGTACTGGACAGTAAGCAAGTCCGATGGAAGTGACGCACGAGATCGTGCTGGATGGAGCTACCCAACTCCTACAAAACACTTTGAAGGGCTTGCTAACTGGATCGGTCTGTATCCTCGTTTAGTGGATACATGCATCTTGGAGGGAGAAATAGTAAAGCCACAACCTGGATCCTTTTATGGTGGCTGGGTCACAAGTTGGACAATCGGACCTTTCAAAGGAGATCCGAATCATCCTGAAATAATCTAA
- a CDS encoding J domain-containing protein, translating to MGFDPRRWSSAAEPHRRQTVTSNVDALLAENDSLRREVLQLKKQIDLLRQRQWTHARSRYQQRSQAQRDESQEKTPSVTADQVERWGEALACQRGWSALRLKELEDLIDTLNRASFHSHLNLQQRLDRLMPGLGTDLLAAVPKPMTKKRSAVLAAFALYGIRSREWLDEDPQRVVFELKNRQQSSRQRRRTRTDQRASDRDSGSYGNDTNPWEFSVRDALQVLGLKRGASQDEIKKSYRRLVKHHHPDLGGSADEFRKINEAYQQLLIND from the coding sequence ATGGGGTTTGACCCTCGGCGTTGGTCTTCAGCGGCTGAACCGCATCGTCGTCAGACCGTTACAAGCAATGTTGATGCACTCTTGGCTGAAAATGACAGTCTTCGTAGAGAGGTACTGCAGCTCAAGAAGCAAATTGATTTGCTGCGTCAACGTCAGTGGACGCATGCCCGCTCCAGATATCAACAACGTTCCCAAGCACAAAGAGATGAGAGTCAGGAGAAAACTCCATCGGTCACCGCTGATCAGGTTGAGCGCTGGGGAGAAGCTCTTGCATGTCAGCGAGGTTGGAGTGCGCTTCGTCTCAAGGAACTTGAAGACCTCATCGACACCTTAAATCGCGCGAGTTTTCACTCTCATCTGAATCTCCAACAACGTTTGGATCGGCTGATGCCTGGTTTAGGTACTGACTTGCTGGCTGCAGTACCGAAGCCGATGACAAAAAAACGATCTGCAGTGCTTGCTGCTTTTGCCCTATATGGCATCAGGTCTCGTGAGTGGCTGGATGAAGACCCGCAACGCGTTGTATTTGAATTAAAAAACCGACAACAGAGTTCGCGGCAACGACGTAGAACAAGAACTGATCAGAGGGCTTCCGACCGAGATTCTGGTTCCTATGGGAACGATACCAATCCATGGGAGTTTTCGGTTCGTGATGCGCTTCAAGTTTTGGGGCTGAAGCGTGGTGCATCGCAGGACGAGATTAAAAAGTCTTATCGTCGTTTGGTGAAACACCATCACCCTGATTTAGGTGGATCTGCTGACGAATTTCGTAAAATCAATGAAGCGTATCAGCAACTTCTAATCAATGATTAG
- a CDS encoding flotillin family protein: MFLAIGLTGAAGLWAFVVLLRQLYYICQPSEALIFAGLRRTTGSGQKVGYRTVRGGSALRIPLLEEVMRLDLSNMIIDLQVANAYSRGGIPLNVSGVANIKIAGDEPGIHNAIERLIGKSQDDIRHIAKETLEGNLRGVMASLTPEQLNEDKVTFARTLLEEAEDDLQKLGLVLDTLQIQNISDDVLYLDSIGRKQLVELKRDSRIAEAEAKSQSAVKRAENERITSLRRLDKDLAIATANASKRVQDALTRRDALVAEEEARIGAELARAEAELPVQEQRIKQVTQQLEADVIAPAESECQTMMAEAKGEAATIIEQGRSQAEGLRDLVESLQRSGDDAKRLFLLQKLEPLLTMLSDTVQPIEVEEVNLIGEREGQTNLSIATLLKQFQVSTGFRLPEDLTLKEGSETSD, from the coding sequence ATGTTCTTAGCTATTGGGTTAACAGGTGCAGCAGGTTTATGGGCCTTTGTAGTTCTCCTTCGTCAGTTGTATTACATCTGTCAACCAAGTGAGGCACTGATCTTTGCTGGTCTTAGGAGAACAACTGGATCAGGTCAAAAGGTGGGATATCGCACTGTTCGTGGTGGAAGTGCACTACGTATTCCATTGCTCGAAGAGGTGATGCGTTTGGATCTAAGCAATATGATCATTGATCTTCAAGTTGCAAATGCATATTCGCGTGGAGGTATTCCCTTGAATGTGTCTGGTGTAGCAAATATCAAAATCGCAGGCGATGAACCTGGAATTCATAATGCGATTGAGCGTTTAATAGGGAAATCTCAAGATGATATTCGACATATTGCCAAGGAAACTCTTGAAGGAAATCTGAGAGGAGTGATGGCCAGTTTGACTCCGGAGCAATTAAATGAAGACAAGGTAACCTTTGCTCGTACACTATTGGAGGAGGCTGAGGATGACCTTCAAAAATTAGGTTTAGTATTGGATACTCTTCAGATTCAAAATATCTCTGATGATGTTTTATATCTCGATTCGATTGGCAGGAAGCAGTTAGTTGAATTGAAGAGAGATTCTCGCATTGCAGAGGCAGAGGCTAAGTCACAATCTGCTGTTAAGCGAGCAGAAAACGAAAGAATTACATCCCTGCGACGACTTGATAAAGACCTAGCAATCGCGACAGCCAATGCAAGTAAGAGAGTTCAGGATGCTTTGACGAGACGTGATGCGCTGGTAGCTGAGGAGGAGGCTCGCATTGGCGCTGAATTAGCTCGAGCAGAAGCAGAGCTACCAGTACAAGAACAACGAATTAAACAAGTCACACAGCAATTAGAAGCTGACGTGATTGCTCCTGCAGAGTCTGAGTGCCAAACCATGATGGCGGAAGCTAAAGGTGAAGCTGCAACTATCATTGAACAAGGACGGTCACAAGCTGAAGGTCTACGTGATTTAGTCGAATCATTGCAACGGTCAGGTGATGATGCAAAGCGTCTATTCTTATTGCAAAAGCTTGAACCACTTCTCACCATGCTAAGCGATACTGTTCAACCTATTGAGGTTGAAGAAGTCAATCTCATTGGAGAACGAGAAGGTCAGACAAATCTCTCGATTGCAACATTGTTGAAGCAGTTTCAGGTCAGTACAGGATTTCGGTTGCCGGAGGATTTAACTCTGAAAGAAGGCAGTGAAACAAGCGACTAA
- a CDS encoding NfeD family protein translates to MVWTYSFCLVAGAVLIALSLDNDGGGLDGDGMGGNLSLLFSTPFWSFGLCGFGLCGLLMLILSPKDSGLPSLLVASAMGLAMGWGASHVLRLMSRREADTLIRNDDLVGQQGKITLTVGKEQRGFVELNVRGSLIRRPAFSNAGRLEEGTAVVVVASDQHTLRVDRL, encoded by the coding sequence ATGGTTTGGACCTACTCTTTTTGCCTTGTTGCAGGCGCCGTTTTGATTGCGCTTTCTCTTGATAATGATGGAGGTGGGCTTGATGGCGATGGTATGGGTGGAAATCTAAGCCTGTTATTCAGTACGCCGTTTTGGTCATTTGGGCTCTGTGGATTTGGCTTATGCGGTCTACTGATGCTGATTCTTAGCCCTAAGGACAGTGGCTTACCAAGCTTGCTAGTTGCCAGTGCCATGGGTCTTGCTATGGGGTGGGGAGCGTCCCATGTTTTGCGCTTGATGAGTCGCAGGGAGGCAGACACCCTGATCCGCAATGACGACTTGGTGGGTCAACAAGGCAAGATCACCCTGACTGTTGGCAAAGAGCAGCGTGGCTTTGTTGAATTGAATGTGCGTGGCAGTTTGATCCGAAGGCCTGCCTTCAGCAATGCAGGAAGACTTGAAGAGGGGACCGCGGTGGTGGTGGTGGCTAGTGATCAGCACACCCTTCGCGTGGATCGGCTGTGA